A region of Aquarana catesbeiana isolate 2022-GZ linkage group LG08, ASM4218655v1, whole genome shotgun sequence DNA encodes the following proteins:
- the LOC141105496 gene encoding condensin complex subunit 1-like, whose translation MSVQFSVPLAFRDLLKSGGVGQYVVQEVQPVRQLPSQLSAYKVSLRSQGPQCVLQHFDALYSMLYHFRTIDASMKEDLLELLVKATSQHAAELPAVLEDLSLSQADKNTQLNTLKMNCFLLVHLVEAFEVETYKAALGNVEPSGKGRKAKSKADGFLWETERENVLQTITHLLQLDIRRLWSMSLIEEEFISMVTGCCYKMMENPSIGALKNKPLWEALSHLLGVAVKRSNDTLSKYRKCDA comes from the exons ATGTCTGTACAGTTCTCCGTCCCTCTGGCCTTCAGAGACCTCCTGAAGAGTGGTGGGGTGGGGCAGTATGTGGTCCAGGAGGTCCAGCCTGTGCGGCAGCTGCCGTCCCAGCTTAGCG ctTATAAAGTGTCTCTCCGCTCTCAGGGTCCGCAGTGCGTCCTTCAGCACTTTGATGCGCTGTACAGCATGCTATA CCATTTTCGCACCATTGATGCCTCTATGAAAGAAGATTTGCTGGAGCTCCTTGTGAAAG CCACTTCCCAGCATGCCGCTGAGCTCCCTGCAGTCCTGGAAGATCTGTCGCTGTCTCAGGCGGATAAGAACACTCAGCTCAATACTCTGAAGATGAATTGCTTTCTCCTCGTACATTTGGTTGAGGCCTTTGAGGTGGAGACTTACAAAGCGGCGTTGGGGAATGTGGAGCCCAGTGGTAAG GGAAGGAAGGCAAAGTCCAAAGCTGACGGCTTCCTTTGGGAAACGGAGCGAGAAAATGTCCTGCAGACCATCACACACCTTCTCCAACTAGACATCCGGAGACTATGGAGCATGTCGCTGATTGAGGAGGAGTTTATCAG catGGTAACCGGCTGCTGCTACAAGATGATGGAAAATCCGAGTATAGGAGCTCTGAAGAACAAGCCGCTGTGGGAGGCGTTATCGCACCTCCTGGGAGTGGCTGTAAAACGCTCCAATGATACGCTGAGTAAGTACAGGAAATGTGATGCTTAA